AGCAGCGGCCAGACCCTCCAGTGGCCCAGGAGTATGATGTACCTGTCTTTACCAAAGACAAGGAGGATTTCTTCAACTCACAGTGGGACCTCACTACACAACAAGTATGCCATCCCTCCCTGGGTATCATCACCTGGGGCTGGCCACAGCGCTGGCCTCATCCTGTTCCTCTGACCTTGTCCTACTCTGCCCAGATCCTGCCCTACATTGATGGGTTCCGCCACGTCCAGAAGATTTCAGCAGAGGCAGACGTGGAGCTCAACCTGGTGCGCATTGCTATCCAGAACCTGCTGTGAGTGGGCCTACAGTCATACCCGGTACAAGGTCACCAGCCAGGGAAGAGCTCGGGGGCCCTGGGTGTGAGGGTTGGGAAGGCATGGTCCTCAGAAGCTGAGCACAACTCTCTCTCTCAGGTACTATGGCGTTGTGACACTGGTGTCCATCCTCCAGGTAGGTGAGTTGGGTTTGGTTAAGTGGAGAGTGGACCATGTGACTGGACCAGACCAGGGCTGTGTCACCTTCCCAAGCCCCTCACTCAGGCCCCTATGCCTTCTGCTACCCTCTAGTACTCCAATGTATACTGCCCAACGCCCAAGGTCCAGGACCTGGTAGATGACAAGTCCCTGCAGGAGGCATGTCTATCCTACGTGACCAAGCAAGGTAGTGGTGGGCTCTGGGGGAAGCCATCTTGGGGAGGGCAGGGCCACATGGTGAACTGATCCCTGGCACCCACAGGGCACAAGAGGGCCAGTCTCCGGGATGTGTTCCAGCTATACTGCAGCCTGAGCCCTGGCACTACTGTGCGAGACCTCATTGGCCGCCACCCCCAGCAGCTGCAGCACGTTGATGAACGGTCAGAGGAGAATTCGCTGGGGCATTTGGGAGTTACCTGAGGAAAGCTAGACCCTTTATGTCTCTCAGGAGCCCTGGGTCATGGGGCACTGCCAATCCAAGCAGGCTTCCTGGAGATGATGGGCTACAAAGACAAAATTGAAGGGACACTACAGGAAAGGGTTTGCCTGCCTGAAAGAAGGCCTGGCCAGGGCGTCACCCCTCTGTCCTCTGATCCTCACCCTAGGAAGCTGATCCAGTTCGGGCTTATGAAGAACCTCATCAGGCGACTACAGAAGTATCCTGTGCGGGTGTCTCGGGAAGAGcagagccaccctgcccggctttATACAGGCTGCCACAGCTATGACGA
This window of the Theropithecus gelada isolate Dixy chromosome 2, Tgel_1.0, whole genome shotgun sequence genome carries:
- the NPRL2 gene encoding GATOR complex protein NPRL2 isoform X2: MGSGCRIECIFFSEFHPTLGPKITYQVPEDFISRELFDTVQVYIITKPELQNKLITVTAMEKKLIGCPVCIEHKKYSRNALLFNLGFVCDAQAKTCALEPIVKKLAGYLTTLELESSFVSTEESKQKLVPIMTILLEELNASGRCTLPIDESNTIHLKVIEQRPDPPVAQEYDVPVFTKDKEDFFNSQWDLTTQQILPYIDGFRHVQKISAEADVELNLVRIAIQNLLYYGVVTLVSILQYSNVYCPTPKVQDLVDDKSLQEACLSYVTKQGHKRASLRDVFQLYCSLSPGTTVRDLIGRHPQQLQHVDERKLIQFGLMKNLIRRLQKYPVRVSREEQSHPARLYTGCHSYDEICCKTGMSYHELDERLENDPNIIICWK